The bacterium genomic interval TTCTTTGTTTTCAGTTTTGGCATTTTTATCTTTCTTAACTTCTATAGGCGCAAGAACCATCATTAGTGCTTTGCCTAACATATAAGAAGGTTTTGCAACTTTACTTATATCTTCCATTCCTTTCTGTATTTTCGCGAGAAGCTGGCTACCTCTTTCCTTACGAGCCATTTCTCCTCTTCTAAATCGCACTACTATTTTCGCTTTATGCCCATCCTCAAGAAACTCTCTGATGTGTTTTGTTTTTACTTCAAAATCGTGCTCGCCGATGGAAGGTCTAAAAACCATTTCCTTCATCTGCTGTACTCTCCGTTGTTTCTTCTGGTTTTTCTCTCTTTTTTGTTGTTCGTATTTATATTTACC includes:
- the infC gene encoding translation initiation factor IF-3; this encodes MQVKTQRVRINRWIRAETVRVVGPDSKQLGVMPLNRALYIAKELELDLVEVAPGAKPPVCRIIDFGKYKYEQQKREKNQKKQRRVQQMKEMVFRPSIGEHDFEVKTKHIREFLEDGHKAKIVVRFRRGEMARKERGSQLLAKIQKGMEDISKVAKPSYMLGKALMMVLAPIEVKKDKNAKTENKEVGG